The genomic window ATCACGGTATGACCTCCTTGAGAAGGGACAGCACCCCCAAAGGGGGGGGTTCCTGGGCCACCAAGGGAGGGCGGACGCCTCCTAGCGGGATGCCATGCCGGATTTCGGCGAGGCGCTTGAGGGTTGCTAGGGAACCTGCAGCCTTTATCTGGGAGCGTATTTTGCCAAGCAAGCGGTCGAGTTCCTTCCCTTTCTCTTCTTGGCCGGTCTCTTTGAACCTCCAAAGCAAGATAAGGGCCTCGGGAACCAAGTTGGCCAAGGCAGAGACTACTCCTTGGGCATTGCGCATTTTTTCCCAGAGATTCTCTTCGGTTCCCACCCAGACTCCCCGGCCCAAAGCGAGGACCGTATCGGCATAGCCCTTCTCTCCCCCTGAGTCCTTAACTCCCCAAACTCCTTTGAGCCCAGCAAGCTCTGGGGGTACGGGCACCGCGTACTTGGGTATGTGGTAGAGCACCACAGGATGGCGGCTGGCTTCCAGCACCTTTTGGAAGAAGGCCTGCAAACCCTGCGGGGCCAGGGGTTTGTAGTAATAAGGAGGCAGGATCAGGACTTTTTCTGCGGGTAGATCATTGATGGCACGGATGCCTTCCAAAGTACTTGGAAGGTTTCCCTCCATAAGGGTAGGGACAATCCTTAAGCCTGGATTCTCACTGAAAAGATGTTCTAGCGCCGCGAGCTTTTCCCGTAGCTCAAGAGAGGGCCCTTCGCCCGTGGTGCCAAAGACCACCAGCCCCGATATTCCCTTTTCTGCTAACCAACGGGCGTGGTCCACCTGAGCTTTCAAGTCTATCGCCCCGTCGGGACGGAAAGGGGTCAGCAGGGCCGCGTAAACGCTCATCACTGTTCCTTTCTCGGGAGGCAAGGAGACCTGACCTGCTCCCTGGGAATTACAGCAAGCCAGGTTGAGCTACACGTCCAAGGTCCCCCACCTTTCTCCGATGGCATATCCGATTTCTTTGCCTCTCTCGTGACCAAAGCCCCTCCGCCTAGCATTTCCTCACCTTCCTAGGTCCCTGCGGTTTTCCAGGAAAGCGAAAAGCTCCTCTCTGGAGGGAAGACCCTCGTAATCGCCCCAGGCGCTTACCGCCCAAGCCCCCATGGCGTTGGCTATCCTTAACCGCTCTTCTAGGGGTAAGCCCCATAGAGCAGCGGCCAGGTAGCCAGCGGCAAAAGCATCCCCAGCCCCTACGGGATCGACCTCTTGACAGAAAAAAGCAGGCGACTCCCAAACCTCCCCTGCCACCCAGGCTAGAGCTCCTCGACTTCCCCGCTTGACCAGGATCTCCCTGGCTCCCCACTGGGCCAGAAGGCTCAGTCCTTCCCTCTCTGAGCCGAAAAGTACGGCGAGTTCCTCTTCTGAGGCGAAGACCACGTCGGTCAGAGCGATGGTTTCCCGAAGAAAGACCTTCATGCTCTCGGGGGGCCAAAGCTTGGAGCGGTAGTTCACATCTAGGCTGGTCCGGACCCCTAATCTTTTGGCTTCTTCCAGGGCCCACAGGGTGTAAGCTTGGGCTGAGGACGAGAGTGCGGGGGTAATCCCCGTGAGGTGGAGGAAATAGGCGCCTTCCAGATAAGATGGATCAAAGGCTCCGGGGTGCAAAAGGGAAGCAGCAGAACCCTTGCGGTAGTAGTAGACCCGGGGTCCCGTGGGGGTCATTTCCCGGACGTAAATCCCAGTAAAGCCTTGTGCTACCTTGCGAGCAAAGGAAAGATCTATCCCCTCGGCCCGCAAGCGGCTTAGGACGAGCTCTCCTAGCTCATCTTCGCCCACCCAGCCCA from Thermus tengchongensis includes these protein-coding regions:
- a CDS encoding dihydrodipicolinate synthase family protein — encoded protein: MSVYAALLTPFRPDGAIDLKAQVDHARWLAEKGISGLVVFGTTGEGPSLELREKLAALEHLFSENPGLRIVPTLMEGNLPSTLEGIRAINDLPAEKVLILPPYYYKPLAPQGLQAFFQKVLEASRHPVVLYHIPKYAVPVPPELAGLKGVWGVKDSGGEKGYADTVLALGRGVWVGTEENLWEKMRNAQGVVSALANLVPEALILLWRFKETGQEEKGKELDRLLGKIRSQIKAAGSLATLKRLAEIRHGIPLGGVRPPLVAQEPPPLGVLSLLKEVIP
- a CDS encoding sugar kinase, producing the protein MPTVVTTGETMVLLVPPRPGRLRHQTTLELRIGGAESNVAIALARLGISAGWVGWVGEDELGELVLSRLRAEGIDLSFARKVAQGFTGIYVREMTPTGPRVYYYRKGSAASLLHPGAFDPSYLEGAYFLHLTGITPALSSSAQAYTLWALEEAKRLGVRTSLDVNYRSKLWPPESMKVFLRETIALTDVVFASEEELAVLFGSEREGLSLLAQWGAREILVKRGSRGALAWVAGEVWESPAFFCQEVDPVGAGDAFAAGYLAAALWGLPLEERLRIANAMGAWAVSAWGDYEGLPSREELFAFLENRRDLGR